The following proteins come from a genomic window of Sebastes fasciatus isolate fSebFas1 chromosome 6, fSebFas1.pri, whole genome shotgun sequence:
- the abcb9 gene encoding ABC-type oligopeptide transporter ABCB9, with product MGVRVAVSCTVLYILLDVVVTTVLYTHGSHWNIFRKETLHFNILQSAVDLWWTVLLRASLLLGASIGVSWNREDGPPRVAKLTTLIVFICMLVITYALTKLLMLTELESLTHQPWVLSLICWTCASSLGVLLLWTLLGKESKSGSSTNSGGRGGSEDTEKLVGTAGEEEEEEEEVGCERKKKKKKEEGSQENTSSGATLGRLLTYCRKDGGLISIAVVFLIICAVCEAFIPYYIGKAIDSIVVHQSMEYFAKPVITLSVLAIFSSLAMGVRGGVFTLTFAKLNLRLRNHLFRTLMRQEIAFFDENHTGDIISRLSADTTQISDLISNNINVFLRSAIKGVGFFIFMFGMSWKLTLVTIMGFPFIAIVSQLYGDYYKKLTKEVQTTLAEANKVAEETISSMRTVRSFANECGEADSYYVKLLAMYQLNKKQALAYACYVWSSCISELALEIAILYYGGHLVVSGQMTGGALISFFIYVLELAECLESIASVYTGLMQGVGAAEKVFEYLDREPKHPADGTEAPESCTGVVEFKDIKFAYPTRPDVEILKGVSFTLRPGEVTALVGPSGSGKTSCVSLLENFYPPQQGQVLLDGKPVHTLRHDYLHSMIGLVGQEPVLFARTVEENITYGLTDVPMEAVVQAATKANAHDFITALPTGYKTSVGEKGTQLSGGQKQRVAIARALVRNPRVLILDEATSALDAESEHIVQMALNNVMQEHAVLVIAHRLSTVEKADNIIVIDRGRVAEQGSHSQLMACEGLYYKLVQRQVLGIETGDEVLNPAQKPGRKSDGGQQRRRQGSSGGSEHELSMRC from the exons ATGGGCGTCAGAGTAGCTGTGAGCTGCACTGTGTTGTACATCCTGCTGGACGTGGTCGTCACCACTGTCCTGTACACACACGGATCCCACTGGAACATCTTCAGAAAGGAGACCCTGCACTTTAACATCCTCCAGTCAGCAGTGGACCTGTGGTGGACTGTGCTGCTCAGAGCCTCCCTCCTGCTGGGAGCCTCCATCGGGGTGTCATGGAATAGAGAAGACGGCCCACCGAGGGTGGCTAAACTCACCACCCTCATCGTCTTCATCTGCATGCTGGTCATCACCTACGCCCTGACCAAGCTGCTGATGCTGACGGAGCTGGAGTCTCTGACCCACCAGCCCTGGGTCCTGAGCCTCATATGTTGGACTTGTGCCTCCTCTCTGGGTGTCCTGCTGCTCTGGACACTGCTGGGGAAGGAGTCCAAATCGGGGAGCAGTACCAACAGTGGAGGAAGAGGGGGCTCTGAGGACACTGAAAAGCTGGTGGGGACAGctggtgaggaagaggaggaggaggaggaggtggggtgtgagaggaagaagaagaagaagaaggaggaaggaagCCAGGAGAACACGAGCTCTGGGGCGACACTGGGACGTCTGCTGACCTACTGCAGAAAGGATGGCGGGCTGATTTCTATAGCCGTCGTCTTCCTCATCATCtgtgctgtgt GTGAGGCCTTCATACCGTACTACATTGGGAAAGCAATAGACAGCATCGTGGTTCACCAGAGCATGGAGTACTTCGCTAAGCCTGTGATCACGCTGTCAGTGCTGGCCATATTCAG TTCACTTGCAATGGGAGTACGTGGAGGAGTCTTCACCCTGACGTTTGCTAAGTTAAACCTCCggctcaggaaccatctctTCAGAACTCTGATGAGGCAGGAAATCGCCTTTTTTGATGAAAACCATACAG GTGACATCATCTCACGGCTGTCAGCTGACACCACCCAAATAAGTGACCTCATCTCCAATAATATCAACGTCTTCCTGCGGAGCGCCATCAAGGGCGTCGGCTTCTTCATCTTCATGTTCGGAATGTCCTGGAAGCTCACGCTGGTGACCATCATGGGATTCCCTTTCATCGCCATCGTCTCTCAGCTTTACGGCGATTACTACAAG AAATTGACCAAAGAGGTGCAGACCACACTTGCAGAGGCCAATAAAGTTGCAGAAGAAACCATTTCATCCATGAGGACGGTGCGGAGCTTTGCCAACGAGTGTGGGGAGGCCGACTCCTACTACGTCAAGCTATTGGCCATGTACCAGCTCAACAAGAAACAAGCCCTGGCCTATGCCTGCTACGTGTGGTCCAGCTGT atCTCAGAGCTGGCTTTAGAGATTGCTATCCTCTACTACGGCGGCCACCTCGTAGTAAGCGGTCAGATGACTGGCGGTGCCTTGATATCCTTCTTCATATACGTGCTGGAACTGGCAGAATGTCTTGAG AGTATTGCATCGGTGTACACGGGCCTCATGCAGGGAGTTGGAGCTGCTGAGAAAGTGTTTGAGTACCTGGACAGAGAACCCAAACACCCAGCTGATGGCACAGAGGCTCCTGAGTCATGCACCGGTGTGGTTGAATTTAAAGACATCAAGTTTGCCTACCCAACACGCCCTGACGTTGAGATTCTCAAG GGCGTGTCCTTCACGTTGCGTCCTGGGGAGGTCACCGCCCTCGTGGGGCCTTCAGGCAGTGGAAAGACCTCCTGTGTGAGTCTGCTGGAAAACTTCTACCCTCCTCAGCAAGGCCAAGTGCTGCTGGACGGAAAGCCCGTTCACACCCTCCGGCACGACTACCTCCACTCCATG ATAGGTCTTGTGGGTCAGGAGCCAGTGCTGTTTGCCCGGACGGTGGAGGAGAACATCACCTACGGCCTGACGGACGTCCCCATGGAGGCTGTGGTGCAGGCTGCTACCAAGGCTAACGCTCATGATTTTATCACCGCCCTCCCTACCGGCTACAAGACCA GTGTTGGAGAGAAAGGCACCCAGCTGTCAGGGGGGCAGAAACAAAGGGTGGCCATTGCCAGAGCTCTGGTCCGTAACCCTCGTGTTCTCATCCTGGACGAGGCCACCAGCGCCCTGGACGCAGAGAGCGAACACATC GTCCAGATGGCTCTGAACAACGTCATGCAGGAGCACGCGGTGCTGGTGATCGCCCATCGGCTCAGCACAGTGGAGAAGGCTGACAACATCATCGTGATCGACAGGGGCCGTGTGGCCGAACAGGGGTCTCACAGTCAGCTGATGGCTTGTGAGGGGCTGTACTACAAGCTGGTGCAGAGGCAGGTCCTGGGTATCGAGACCGGGGACGAGGTCCTCAACCCAGCCCAAAAACCCGGCCGGAAGTCGGACGGTGGACAGCAGCGGAGAAGACAAGGCAGCAGCGGTGGCAGTGAGCATGAGCTCAGTATGCGCTGCTGA